Part of the Paenibacillus aurantius genome, CGGTACGATCATCACCTTCTTCCCATGGCCGGGATCCCGGAAGGGCCGTATCGGAGGCGGGCAGGTGGGAACCACCACCTATGTCGTTCCTCTCGGTTCCTTCTCCTTCTGGAAAGAGCGGCTCGAAGGCTTCGGCCTGACGGTGGAAGAGACCACCCGTTTCGGCGAGACCTTCCTGCAGTTCCGGGATAACGAAGGGCTTCAGCTTGAGCTCGTGGAGCGGGAGGAAGGGCCGTTAAGCGGCTGGAGTTTCGGCGGCATCCCGGCGGAGCATGCCATCAAAGGCTTCGGGGGCGCGGTACTGTACAGCGTGAACCCGGCCGTGACGGCGGACGTGCTGCAGAATGTTCTCGGCCTCGTTCCGGCCGGGGAGGAGAACGGCTTCGCCCGTTTCGAGGCGCCGGGGGAACTCGGCAACCGCATCGATCTTCCTTTGGAGGCAATGGATTGGGGAGCCGGAGGAGCCGGAACCGTCCACCATATTGCGTGGCGGGCCAAAGATTATGAAGAGCATGCCGAGTGGCAGGCCTTCGCGGAAAGCCGCGGATTAAGGCCTACGACGATCATCGACCGACAGTATTTCCACGCGGTGTATTTCCGGGAAGGCGGCGGCATCCTGTTCGAGATCGCGACGGATCCTCCCGGGTTCGCCGTCGATGAGCAGGCGGAAGAGCTGGGCTCGCGCCTGATGCTTCCGGAGTGGTATGAGCCGCACCGGGCCCGGATCGAAGCCAATCTGCTGCCGATCGAAGTAAGAGTACCGGAGGAGGAAAGGAAATGAAGCATCTGTATCAGCAAGGAACGGATCCACAAGCCCCTACGCTAGTTCTGCTGCACGGGACGGGAGGGACGGAGCGGGACCTGCTCCCGCTTGCGGAGCTTCTCTCTCCCGGCTCCGCCGTCCTCAGCCTACGAGGGAACGTGCTGGAGAACGGAATGCCGCGGTTCTTCCGGCGGCTGGCCGAAGGAGTCTTCGATGAAGAGGATCTCGTTTTCCGCACCCAGGAAACGAACGACTTCCTTGGGGAAGCGGCCGGGCGTTACGGCCTGGATCGCAGCCGGTTTGTAGCCGTCGGCTATTCCAACGGGGCGAATCTCGCCGGCAGCCTGCTGTTCCATCACCCTCAGGCGCTGATGGGAGCCGTGCTGCACCACCCCATGGTGCCGCGGCGGGGCGTTACGCTTCCCGATCTGACGGGGACACCCGTCTTCATCGGGGCCGGCGTGAACGACCCGATCTGCCCGGCGGAAGAGACCGCCGAGCTGGAGGGACTTCTCACCGGAGCGGGGGCCGAGGTGTCCGTCCACTGGGAGCGGGCGGGGCATCAGCTGACGGCCACGGAAGCGACAGCCGCAGCGACTTGGTTCCGCGAGCGGTTTCAGTAACCGGACGCTCCCGCGATCTCGCCGGCAGGCGGACCCTGGGCACATAACAAGGCAAAAAGCGGCAGCCTGGACAGAAAAGTGTCCAGAGCCTGCCGTTTTTTTGCTGTCTTTTGGCGATGGACACGGTAACCCATCCTCATCAGCAGGCAAATTTAGGGTTGACGATGCGCGAATGAACATGGTAACCTTCTAACTGATAATAATTATCATTATCAATAAGAGGTAAGGGGAGATGGATTGTGTACATAAGAAAGAAGCTGGCTCCTATTCTAAGCTTGGCGCTTACAGCCGGGCTGCTGGCGGCCTGTGGAGCCGGACCGGCGGAGGAGAAGAAAACGGGAGCAGCCGCGGAGCCGTCGGCCACGGCCAAAACGGGAGCGGTTAACGTCTATTCGGCCAGAACTTATGAGGTGGATGACAAGCTGTACGCCGACTTCCAGGCCAAGACGGGCATCAAGGTTAACGTGATTAAAGGAAAGGCCGAAGAGCTGATCGAACGGATGAAGCGGGAGGGCCAGAATACGCAGGCCGATCTCTTTGTCACGGTTGACGGCGGGGTGCTTAACAATGCGAAGAAAGCGGGCGTGCTCCAGCCGATGGAATCCGAGGCGTTGAAGGCGAACGTGCCGGACAGCCTGCGCGACAAGGATAACCACTGGGTAGGGCTGTCGACGCGCGCCCGCGTTCTGGTGTATGCGAAGGACCGGGTCAAGCCGGAGCAGCTGTCGACGTATGAAGACCTCGCCTCCGACAAATGGAAAGGGAAACTTCTTGTGCGTTCCTCCACCAGTACCTACAACCAGTCCCTGCTCGCTTCCTTGATCGAGCTGGACGGGGAGGCGAAGGCGGAAGAATGGGCGAAAGGAGTGGCGGCCAACCTGGGACGCGCGCCCGAAGGCGGGGACCGTGACCAGGCCAAAGCCGTCGCAGCGGGAAGCGGCGATATCGCCATCATGAATACTTATTATTACGGCCAGCTGCTGAACTCCAAGGATCAGGAGGAGGTCAAAGTGGCCCAATCGCTGGGCGTGTTCTTCCCCAACCAGGAAACGACCGGAACCCATGTGAACGTA contains:
- a CDS encoding ring-cleaving dioxygenase, whose amino-acid sequence is MTLQTAGIHHITAFASDPQANVEFYAGILGLRLVKKTINFDAPEVYHLYFGNESGGPGTIITFFPWPGSRKGRIGGGQVGTTTYVVPLGSFSFWKERLEGFGLTVEETTRFGETFLQFRDNEGLQLELVEREEGPLSGWSFGGIPAEHAIKGFGGAVLYSVNPAVTADVLQNVLGLVPAGEENGFARFEAPGELGNRIDLPLEAMDWGAGGAGTVHHIAWRAKDYEEHAEWQAFAESRGLRPTTIIDRQYFHAVYFREGGGILFEIATDPPGFAVDEQAEELGSRLMLPEWYEPHRARIEANLLPIEVRVPEEERK
- a CDS encoding alpha/beta hydrolase yields the protein MKHLYQQGTDPQAPTLVLLHGTGGTERDLLPLAELLSPGSAVLSLRGNVLENGMPRFFRRLAEGVFDEEDLVFRTQETNDFLGEAAGRYGLDRSRFVAVGYSNGANLAGSLLFHHPQALMGAVLHHPMVPRRGVTLPDLTGTPVFIGAGVNDPICPAEETAELEGLLTGAGAEVSVHWERAGHQLTATEATAAATWFRERFQ
- a CDS encoding Fe(3+) ABC transporter substrate-binding protein, which gives rise to MRKKLAPILSLALTAGLLAACGAGPAEEKKTGAAAEPSATAKTGAVNVYSARTYEVDDKLYADFQAKTGIKVNVIKGKAEELIERMKREGQNTQADLFVTVDGGVLNNAKKAGVLQPMESEALKANVPDSLRDKDNHWVGLSTRARVLVYAKDRVKPEQLSTYEDLASDKWKGKLLVRSSTSTYNQSLLASLIELDGEAKAEEWAKGVAANLGRAPEGGDRDQAKAVAAGSGDIAIMNTYYYGQLLNSKDQEEVKVAQSLGVFFPNQETTGTHVNVSGAGLSKYSKNKENAIKLVEYLTGEEAQAVTSAENFEFPVNPKAKKPELLQSWGDFKTQQIDFAKLGEYNGKAIEIFNKVGWK